Proteins from a single region of Paenibacillus sp. BIHB 4019:
- the fsa gene encoding fructose-6-phosphate aldolase — MKFFIDTANVEDIKKAYKIGVLSGVTTNPSLVAKEGVKFEDRIAEILQIVPEVESVSAEVTPNAITAEEMIAEADELIKINNNDKNITIKLPMNLAGLETCRYLTKKGVKTNVTLIFTVNQALLAARAGATYVSPFLGRLDDISEDGVLLVSKIAELFRTHQLDAQIIAASVRHPDHVTRVAMAGAHIATVPFAVIEQISKHPLTDQGMEKFAADWKKTSL; from the coding sequence ATGAAATTTTTTATCGATACGGCTAATGTGGAAGATATCAAGAAAGCTTACAAAATCGGCGTTTTGTCTGGTGTTACCACTAACCCGTCTTTGGTTGCTAAAGAAGGCGTGAAATTTGAAGACCGTATTGCTGAAATTTTGCAAATCGTGCCTGAGGTTGAATCTGTTTCTGCAGAAGTAACGCCTAACGCGATTACAGCTGAAGAAATGATCGCTGAAGCGGACGAGCTGATCAAAATCAACAACAACGATAAAAACATTACAATCAAGCTTCCGATGAACCTTGCTGGATTAGAAACTTGCCGTTACCTGACGAAAAAAGGCGTAAAAACGAATGTAACGCTTATTTTCACAGTAAACCAAGCGCTGTTGGCTGCTCGTGCTGGCGCAACCTATGTTTCTCCGTTCCTTGGTCGTCTGGACGATATTTCCGAAGATGGCGTTCTATTGGTTTCTAAAATTGCGGAATTGTTCCGCACGCACCAGCTGGATGCGCAAATTATTGCAGCTTCGGTTCGCCACCCGGATCACGTTACTCGCGTAGCGATGGCTGGCGCGCATATTGCAACTGTGCCATTCGCGGTTATCGAGCAAATTTCGAAGCACCCGCTTACCGATCAAGGAATGGAGAAATTTGCTGCTGACTGGAAAAAAACTTCCCTGTAA
- the tkt gene encoding transketolase: MTQTIDQLAIDTIRTLSIDAINSANSGHPGLPMGAAPMAYTLWSKFLSHNPGHAKWFNRDRFVLSAGHGSALLYSLLHLSGYEVSLDDLKQFRKLNSKTPGHPEFGHTDGVDATTGPLGQGVAMAVGMAMAEAHLAAKFNQDGFPIIDHYTYALVGDGCLMEGISYEAMSMAGHMKLDKLIVLYDSNDISLDGELNLSFGENIQKRAESANWQYLRVEDGNDISAIAEAIAAAKQNDSQPTLIEIRTIIGYGSKVAGTNKAHGNPLGKEEAIATKAAYGWQYEEEFTVPAEVKAHYEQLKLAGAAKEAEWNKQLASYTAQYPAQGKELAQVIDGSVTIDAADILTFDASKTLSTRVASGEAINHYVKTVPSIFGGSADLSHSTMTDIKGEETFAVKSYAGRNIYFGVREHAMGAAGNGMALHGGVKPFVSTFFVFSDYLRPSIRLAALQKLPVTYVFTHDSIAVGEDGPTHEPVEHLAALRTIPGLTVIRPTDANETASAWAYALQQNDGPVALVLSRQNLPIYEATKANVAEVAKGAYVLTETNDKPDVILIATGSEVSLAVSAKTELENDNVSVRVVAMPSRELFERQPAAYKQSILPDAVSNRIAIEAGISLGWERYAGPSGKVLSIDTFGASGPGNQVMEYFGFSTENVVSLAKELLK, from the coding sequence ATCACACAAACCATTGATCAGTTAGCGATTGACACGATTCGTACTTTATCGATTGACGCCATTAACAGCGCCAATTCCGGTCATCCGGGCCTTCCTATGGGCGCAGCGCCAATGGCCTACACGTTATGGTCCAAATTTTTAAGCCACAATCCCGGTCATGCCAAATGGTTCAACCGCGACCGTTTCGTGCTTTCGGCGGGCCATGGTTCAGCGCTGCTTTACAGCCTGCTGCACTTATCCGGCTATGAAGTGTCGCTCGACGATTTGAAGCAATTCCGCAAGCTGAACAGCAAGACGCCAGGCCATCCTGAGTTTGGACATACGGATGGAGTAGATGCGACGACTGGCCCTCTAGGCCAAGGGGTTGCAATGGCTGTCGGCATGGCAATGGCAGAGGCGCATCTGGCTGCAAAATTCAATCAGGATGGTTTCCCAATCATCGACCATTATACGTATGCGCTAGTTGGCGACGGCTGTTTAATGGAAGGGATTTCCTATGAGGCTATGTCGATGGCTGGCCATATGAAGCTGGACAAATTGATCGTGCTCTATGATTCAAACGATATTTCCCTCGACGGAGAATTAAACCTTTCTTTTGGGGAGAATATTCAAAAAAGAGCGGAATCTGCGAATTGGCAATATCTCCGCGTGGAAGATGGCAATGACATTTCGGCCATCGCTGAGGCAATTGCAGCTGCCAAGCAAAACGATTCACAGCCAACGCTTATTGAAATTCGGACGATTATCGGTTACGGAAGCAAAGTAGCGGGCACGAATAAAGCGCATGGCAATCCGCTTGGCAAGGAAGAAGCAATCGCAACGAAAGCCGCTTATGGCTGGCAGTACGAAGAAGAGTTCACCGTTCCGGCTGAGGTCAAAGCGCATTACGAGCAGTTGAAGCTTGCGGGTGCAGCTAAAGAGGCGGAATGGAACAAACAGCTTGCTTCCTACACCGCACAATATCCGGCGCAAGGCAAGGAACTGGCTCAAGTCATCGATGGTTCCGTAACGATTGATGCGGCTGACATTTTGACCTTCGATGCCTCCAAAACACTTTCAACTCGCGTAGCGAGCGGCGAAGCCATCAATCATTATGTGAAGACCGTTCCTTCCATCTTCGGAGGCAGTGCAGATCTATCGCATTCCACGATGACGGACATTAAAGGCGAAGAGACGTTCGCGGTTAAATCGTATGCAGGACGCAATATTTATTTCGGCGTTCGCGAGCATGCGATGGGCGCGGCGGGCAATGGCATGGCGCTGCATGGCGGCGTAAAACCATTTGTGAGCACCTTCTTCGTATTCAGCGATTATTTGCGCCCGTCGATTCGTCTGGCTGCCTTGCAGAAGCTGCCTGTGACGTATGTATTCACGCATGATTCCATCGCAGTCGGCGAAGATGGTCCTACACATGAGCCAGTTGAGCATTTGGCTGCGCTTCGCACCATTCCAGGGCTCACTGTCATTCGTCCAACGGATGCCAATGAAACGGCAAGTGCTTGGGCTTATGCTTTGCAGCAAAATGATGGTCCGGTAGCGCTCGTGCTGAGCAGACAAAATCTGCCGATCTATGAAGCGACGAAAGCTAACGTTGCAGAAGTAGCTAAAGGCGCTTATGTGCTGACAGAAACGAACGATAAGCCAGACGTCATTTTGATCGCTACAGGTTCCGAGGTGTCGCTTGCTGTAAGTGCTAAAACCGAGCTGGAGAACGATAACGTATCCGTTCGCGTCGTAGCTATGCCGAGCAGAGAGCTGTTTGAGCGTCAGCCAGCAGCTTACAAGCAAAGCATTCTCCCTGATGCCGTTTCGAACCGTATCGCCATTGAAGCGGGCATTTCGCTTGGCTGGGAGCGTTATGCAGGACCAAGCGGCAAAGTGTTGTCCATTGATACTTTTGGCGCATCCGGCCCAGGCAATCAAGTGATGGAGTACTTTGGCTTCTCAACGGAAAATGTCGTTAGCCTGGCAAAAGAATTATTGAAATAA